The window AACCGACGTCAGGCGCCAGCATCACGTCTTCTCCCCTTCGAGAGCCTCGGTCAGCTGCCGCTCTTCCTCCAGGGAGAAAAAAGCGTCCAGGTCGTGAATGAGAAGAAGACCGTCCGGCAGGGCAACGACCCCCGCGACGTGGCCAATCCCGGGGAGGATGGAGTCCGGAGGTTTGACAGCGTCGGCATTCGCCTCCACCACGCCGAGCGCTTCATCCACGGGCAACGCCAGTACCCGGCGGGTGGAACGCGCAATCACCAAGTGCGTCGACAGGCCGTAGCCGCGGGGCGGGAAGCCGAAGCGCCGCCGGACATCCAAGACAGGCACGACCTGCCCGTGAAGGTTGATGACCCCCATGGCCGAGGCAGGGGCCTTGGGAAGGGGAGAGACCGCAACGAGCGGGAGAACGCGATCGACCCGCTCCAAGGGGAGACCGTAACGATTCCCGTCGATGAGAAAGGCGACCAGCCGGATGAGAGAATCGGCAACTTGGGAAACCATGCCCACGTCCCTCAGCGATAGAGACTACCATCGGTGAGCCACAAGAAATAACTCGCTTTCAGAACACCATGGGATGGAAACATGGGCCGATTCTTCCGAAAGACAAAATATCAGAAAAATCAATTTCGGGACATTGACAACGAGGCCACGCTAATCCCCACCATGGCTTTGCAGTGCGTGTCAGCCCGTTAACGGCGCCTCTTCCATTCTTATATGAAAGTTTAATTTCTGAATATCAACTATATTCCCATTCCTTGATGGGTCTCCCCGTCCGGCGGTCCACGGGCATCCAGCCACCTGATAAGCCGCCCTCCGGCCCCCCGGGCGACGGCGGCGTCCAGCTCCCCGCAGCGGTGGCCCAGGTGCCGCGCCAAGTTCCACTCACTTCCGTAGCCCTTGCCCATCCGCCATAGGATTCCCTGAATCTGCCAGCTACGGTTTTAGAATTTTTGCTATCGCAAACTCCTCCCACCTTGACCTCACGGAATTTCACGCTTTTTCTCATATCATGGTATTTTGCGCCGATTTGCTATGAATTTCCGCTTTTTCACGGAGTTTTACGGGCATTTTCGGCCAATTTGAACCGAAAAATCCGCCAAATCATTTCGTAAATTACATTTGTCATTTGCGAAATGGCCGGGCAAAAAAGGGTTTCCGCGTGATTTTGCGGGGATTTTACAGAATCTGGGCCCGGCGGCTTCTCCCGGGCGCAAGGCATCGATGGCGGGGCGTTTCTCCTCAGCGCCATAAGGCCAAGGATCCCCATGATTCGCCGCGTCTCTTCCGCCCCTAAAACGTCAGCTCCAGGTTCGAGAGGAGCGTGAAGTCGTTGCGCTCGCTTCCGGGGGCGGGGGTGTTGTCGAACCGATCCTGTCCCGAGAAGACGAAGCTCAGGTTCGCCCGGAGGGGGACCCGCAGCGCCACCTCCGCACGGGCGATGAAGTCGTCCCCGGCCTCGAGGCCCTGGATGTACTCCGCGCTGGCCTCCAGGCGGATCCCCCTGGGGAACATGGTCCGGAAGAAGGTGCCCGCCCGGACGTTCAGCTGCTCGTCCCTCCGGCCTCCCTGAAAGCGGGTGAGCTGGAAGCCGGGGCCCGACTCGAGATCCAGGCGCGTCTCCCCGAAATCGATGATCCGGTAGCCCAGGCCGGCGCTGGTCTCGGAGTGGAGGCTGATGTCCGCGA of the Candidatus Tectomicrobia bacterium genome contains:
- a CDS encoding purine-binding chemotaxis protein CheW, which produces MVSQVADSLIRLVAFLIDGNRYGLPLERVDRVLPLVAVSPLPKAPASAMGVINLHGQVVPVLDVRRRFGFPPRGYGLSTHLVIARSTRRVLALPVDEALGVVEANADAVKPPDSILPGIGHVAGVVALPDGLLLIHDLDAFFSLEEERQLTEALEGEKT